The sequence CGCCGCGGGGCTGAGCACGCACCGCCGCGTCTGCGAGGATGAACGGCGAGTCCGGAGTATGTACAGCAGTGAGGAGAGCGCCGTGTCCGCGATGTCGGCGGGTCGGGCAGCCATGCGGATGGGACCCGCAGAGCTGGTCCAGGCGGCGGCCATGGCCCGCCGCTTCTACCTGGAGGGCAAGTCCAAGATCCAGATCGCCGAGGAGTTCGGCGTCAGCCGCTTCAAGGTGGCCCGGGTCCTGGAGACCGCCCTCGACCGGGATCTCGTCCGTATCGAGATCCGCGTCCCCGCCGAGCTCGACGCCGAGCGCTCGGACGCCCTGCGGGCCCGTTACGGGCTGCGGCACGCCGTCGTGGTGGAGTCACCGGCCGAGGCCGACGACTCGCCCGACCCGGAGAACCTCGGCGAGGTCGCCGCCGACCTCCTCGGCGAACTCGTCCACGAGGGCGACGTCCTCGGCCTCGCCTGGGGACGCTCCACCATCCACATGGCGACCGCGCTGCACACGCTGCCCCCGTGCACCGTCGTGCAGCTCACCGGGGTCTACGACGCGGGCACCGCCGAGCGCGGCTCCGTCGAGGCGGTACGGCGCGCCGCGCAGGTCTCCGGCGGCGAGGCGCACCCCATCTACGCGCCGATGCTGCTGCCCGACCCGGCGACCGCCGCCGCGCTGCGCAGCCAGACCGGCATCTCGCGGGCCTTCGACTACTTCGACAAGGTCACCGTCGCGGCCGTCTCGATCGGCTCCTGGGAGCCGGGTGTGTCGACCGTGCACGACATGCTCGGCGAGGAGGAGCGCCGCCACTACGCCTCGCTCGGCGTCGCGGCGGAGATGTCCGCGCACCTCTTCGACGCGCGCGGGCGGCGCGTGGGCCGCGACCTCGGCGAGCGGTGCATCACCGTCGAGCCGGAGCGGCTGCGGCGTATCCCCGAGGTCGTCGCGATCGCGGGCGGGCACCGCAAGGCGGCGGCGATCGACGCCGTCCTGCGCTCCGGTCTCGTCACGAGCCTCGTCACGGACACGGCCGCCGCCGACTACCTCCTCACGGCGGGCGAGCCGCCCCGCCCGGCACTCGACCGGGCCGACCCGGACGACTGAGTCCGGAGGTCGCGGCAGGGAAGCCGGTCACCCCTCGGGGCGGCCGGCTTCCGGCGTACGGCCCCGGCTCGCGCCGTACGGGGCGCGGCGGCACCCCGTACCGGCAGCGCGCCGCCGTACCGGCGTCCCGCCCCTCCGTACCGGCGTTCCGCACCTCGTACGAAGCCACCACGCCGCCGCCCGCATACCGCCCCCGGCTTCGGGGAAAGCTCCACACTCGGTGGCCGTCATTGGTCAGTGCCCCCTCTGATCAGCGAGAATGGACAGAGGAGCCACTGCCCGGCCGCCACGCACTGCGCATACTCCCCACCCCGCCGACCACTGTCGGCAGCGGACGAACAGCAGGTGAGAGAGCCAGAATGCGATTCCTCAACGACCTCGGGCCGAGCCACGACCTCACGTACGACGACGTCTTCATGGTGCCGCGCCGTTCGGCGGTCGGCTCCCGGATGGCCGTCGACCTCGCGGCCCCCGACGGGACCGGCACGACCATCCCCCTCGTCGTCGCGAACATGACCGCCATCGCGGGCCGCCGCATGGCCGAGACCGTCGCCCGGCGCGGCGGCCTCACCGTCATCCCGCAGGACATCCCGATCGAGGTCGTCGCCGACGTCACCTCCTGGGTCAAGCGGCGCCACCTCGT comes from Streptomyces sp. Tu6071 and encodes:
- a CDS encoding sugar-binding transcriptional regulator, giving the protein MYSSEESAVSAMSAGRAAMRMGPAELVQAAAMARRFYLEGKSKIQIAEEFGVSRFKVARVLETALDRDLVRIEIRVPAELDAERSDALRARYGLRHAVVVESPAEADDSPDPENLGEVAADLLGELVHEGDVLGLAWGRSTIHMATALHTLPPCTVVQLTGVYDAGTAERGSVEAVRRAAQVSGGEAHPIYAPMLLPDPATAAALRSQTGISRAFDYFDKVTVAAVSIGSWEPGVSTVHDMLGEEERRHYASLGVAAEMSAHLFDARGRRVGRDLGERCITVEPERLRRIPEVVAIAGGHRKAAAIDAVLRSGLVTSLVTDTAAADYLLTAGEPPRPALDRADPDD